In Gemmatimonadota bacterium, the sequence CGGTGACGTCGCGGCCGGGGAGCTCCACATAGCAGAAGGCCACCTTGCAGCGCTGCCGCGCGAATTCCATGGCAATGCAGCGGCCCAGGCCGGTGGCCCCGCCGGTGACCACGGCGACCTTTCCCGCGAAGCCGGGGGTGACGGCCACGGGCAGGGGCTGCTCCAGCGTGGTGCCGGTGTGCTCCTGTTCGGGCTCCCAGGCCCCGCTGCCGTAGCTCTCGTAGGCGGAGAACATAGAGCGCTCAAGCTACGGGACCCGGGGGAGCGGCGGAAGAGGGACCCACGCGCCGGGCCGGCCGCGCCCTGTCCTCCCGCGTGGGGCGCCCTAGATTGAGCCGCATGATCCCCCTCCTGTGGTCCCTCGTGGCCCTGGCCGGCGCCGCCGGCTGGGCGATGCTCGCCCTCGGCCGCGGCGAGACCGTCAGCGCGGCCTGGCTGATCCTCGCGGCGGTCGGCACCTACCTCATCGCCTACCGCTTCTACAGCCGGTTCCTCGCCACCCGCGTCTTCGGGCTCGACAACCGGCGCGCCACCCCGGCGGAGCGGCTGGGGAACGGCCGCGACTTCGTGCCCACCAGCCGCTGGGTGCTCTTCGGGCACCACTTCGCCGCGATTTCCGGGGCCGGCCCGCTGATCGGCCCGGTGCTGGCGGCCCAGTTCGGCTACCTGCCGGGGACGCTGTGGATCGTCTTCGGGGTGGTGCTGGCGGGGGCGGTGCAGGACTTCACCATCCTCGTGGGCTCCATGCGGCGGGACGGCAAGTCGCTCGGGCAGATGGCCAAGGAGGAGATCGGGGCGTTCACCGGCCTGGCGGCGATGGTGGCCATCCTCGCCATCATGATCATCCTGCTCGCGGTGCTGGCGCTGGTGGTGGTCAACGCCCTGCGCGACAGCCCCTGGGGGCTGTTCACGATCGCGTGCACCATCCCCATCGCGGTGCTGATGGGCTTCTGGATGAAGGCGTGGCGGCCGGGCCGCACCCTCGAGGCCTCGGGGGCGGGGGTGGTGCTGCTGCTGCTCGCGCTGGTGGGCGGGCAGCAGGTGGCGGCCTCGCCCACGCTGGCGCCGCTGTTCACCTGGGCCCCGGTGACGCTGGCGCTGGCGCTGGTGGCCTACGGCTTCGTGGCGAGCGTGCTGCCGGTGTGGATGCTGCTGGCGCCGCGGGACTACCTCTCGACCTTCATGAAGATCGGGACGATCGCGCTGCTCGCGGTGACCATCCTGGTCGAACTGCCCGACCTCAAGCTCCCGGCGCTCACCCGGTTCATCGACGGCACCGGGCCGGTGTTCGCCGGGAAGCTGTTCCCGTTCGCGTTCATCACCATCGCCTGCGGGGCGATCAGCGGCTTCCACGCCCTGGTGGCCTCGGGCACCACGCCCAAGATGCTGCGCCGCGAGGAAGACGCGCGGCTGATCGGCTACGGCGGGATGCTGATGGAGTCGTTCGTGGCGGTGATGGCGATGTGCGCCGCGGCGGTGCTCGACCCCGGGGTGTACTTCGCCATCAACGTGCCGCTGGCCAAGCTGGGCGGGAACGCGGTGGCGGCGGCGGAGACGATCCGCGGCTGGGGCTTCGCGGTGACGCCGGAGCAGATGGACGCCCTGGCCCGCCAGGTGGGCGAGGCCTCGCTGCTGGGCCGTACCGGCGGCGCGCCGAGCCTGGCGGTGGGGATGGCCACGCTCTTCAGCGGCGCGTTCGGCGAGCACCTGCTGGCGCTGTGGTACCACTTCGCGATCATGTTCGAGGCGCTGTTCATCCTCACCACCATCGACGCCGGCACCCGGGTGGGCCGCTTCATGCTGCAGGAGCTGGCGGGCCACGTCTGGGCGCCCCTCGGCCGCACCTCCTGGTACCCGAGCATCGTGCTCTCCTCGCTGCTGGTGGTGCTCGGCTGGGGCTGGTTCCTGGTGCAGGGCGTGCTCGACCCGCTGGGCGGGATCAACAGCCTGTGGCCCCTCTTCGGCATCAGCAACCAGCTGCTGGCCTCGGTGGCGCTGTGCGTGGGGACCACGCTGATCATCAAGGCCGGCCGCGCCCGCTACGCCTGGGCCACCCTGCTGCCGCTGGCCTGGCTGCTGGTGGTGACCCTCACGGCCAGCTGGCAGAAGGTCTTCTCGCCGGAGCGCCGCATCGGGTTCCTCACCGACGCCGCCGCGCTCAAGGCGGAGATCGCCGCCGGCACCCTCGACCCGGTGCGCGGGGGGCGGCTCATCTTCAACGACCAGCTCAACGCGGTGATGGCGTCGGTCTTCGTGGTGATCGTGCTGGCGGTGGTGCTGTCGTCGCTGCGCGAGTGGCTCCGGATCCTGCGGGGCGGCACGCCGGTGACGAGCGCGGAGACCCCGTTCGTGGAGTCGGCGTATGTCTCGTAGCTCGGCGGCGCGATGGCCCAGCGGCCCGGCCGATGGGTGGGCCCAGGCCCCCTCGGGGCTGTGGGTGCAGCTGCGGGAGAAGGCCATCGCCTGCGTCTCCACCTTCCGGCAGGTGGCCGGGATGCCCGACTACCAGGGCTACCTCCGCCACCTGCGCCTGACGCACCCCGACTGGCCGCTCCCCACCGAGCGGGAGTTCTATACCCTGTACGTGACGGCCCGCTACGGCGACGGCCCCACCCGCTGCTGCTGACCCTTCCCCCGGAACCCTTCGATGAAACGCCTGGTCGGGTACTTCCTCAACGGCCTCATTTTCACCGCCCCCGCGGCGCTCACGCTGTACGTGTTGTGGGCGATCTTCACCACGGTGGACGGCTGGCTCCGCATCCCCGTCCCGGGGCTGGGGTTCCTCGCCACCCTCACGCTGATCACCCTGGTGGGGTTCCTGGCCTCGAACTTCCTGGCCCGCCGGCTGCTCGAATGGATGGACGAGATGCTGGAGCGGCTCCCCGGCATCCGGCTGCTCTACACCGGCATCAAGGACGTGACCGGCGCCTTCGTGGGCGAGAAGAAGCGCTTCTCCCAGCCGGTGGTGGTGACCATCGACCCGGTGGCCGGCTCCAAGGCGATCGGCTTCCTCACCCAGGACTCGCTCGATGAACTGGGCATGGCCGACCACGTGACGGTGTACCTGCCCTTCTCCTACAGCTTCGCGGGGCAGCTGCTGCTCTTCCCGAGCGAACGGGTGACGCCGCTGGCCGCGCCCAGCGCCAAGGTGATGGCGTTCGTGGTGTCGGGGGGGGTGGCGGAGGTGAGCCGGGAGTAGGGCGAACAACGGGAAACGGGAAGCGGGAAGCGGGAAAAGGGAAGGCAGGGAAAGCCCGCCTCGCCTTCCCGCTTCCCGCTTCCCGCTTCCCGTCAGTTCAACGTCAGGGCAGGACCCCCCGCCACTCCGTCAGCCACTTCCCCGTCCGGCTGATCACCACCGAGCTGTCGTTCCCCAGGAAGTCCAGCTCGGCGTGATTGAGGCGCGGATCGGCGTAGGTGCCGCGGGTCCGGGCCGCGTCCCGGGCGGTGAGCAGCGCCTCGACCGCGGGGCGGGTGCCGATCCACAGTAGCCCGTCGGAGGCGCGGATGCCGATGCGCTTGGGAAGGTCGAAGCTGTCGGGGGCCGAGTAGATGCGGCCGAGCAGCGGGACCAGCGCGGTATCCCGCGAGAACGAGAGCAGCGTCAGGTAGCGGATGCGGAGGTTGCGGTCGCGGGTCTCGAGGAAGCGGCGGGCCACGGTGTCGGCGGCGCCCGCGCCCAGGCGCCCGAAGACCCAGGCGTCGCCGAGGTCGTAGTCGCCGGTCGGGATGCGGGGGAGGAGCGCGGCGAGCACGCGGAGGTCGCCGCCGGCGGCGCGGTCCAGCTCGAGCTCCACCGCGTGGAGGCCCGGGAGCAGGTCGGCGAGGTCCACGTCAGGGCGCGGCGGACGGAGGTCCCCGGCCTCGAGGCGGCGGCGCCAGGCGGCCACGCTGTCGCGGCCGGCGGTCTCGCGCAGCTCCGCGAGGCGGGTGAGGGCCAGCAGGCCGTCGTTCCAGGGGGCGCTCCCCGCGACGGCGCCGCGCAGCAGCGCCCACAGCGGGGCCCCGTCCGTGGCGCCGAGGATCCGGCGCACCGAGTCGGCGGCGGGGGTGCCGTCGCGCAGCGCCTCGTGCAGCTCGGAGTAGAGGGTGCGCGCCGGGTCGCCCACCCGGACCTGCACCTGCGCGGGGAGCGACGCCGTGGCGGCGGCGGCGAGGGTGAACACGAGCCCGGTGCAGCGCATGCGGGACATCCGTCAGGTCTCCTTGGCGGCGGCCAGCCAGCAGAGGGTTGCCACCAGCATACCCCCGGCGGAGGCCCAAAGTGCCATCCCGCCCCCCCAGCCCTGGTAGAGCCCGCCGAAGCAGAGGGCCGCCGGGAGGGCCGCGAGTCCGGTCACGGCGTGGTAGGCCCCGAATCCCCGGCCGGTCCGGCGCGGCGCCAGCCGGGCGATCAGCGCCCGCTCCGCCGACTCGGTGAGCCCCGCCACCAGCCCCAGCGACAGGAACACGGCGATGGCCGCTGCGGGGGAGAGCGTCGCACCGAGCGCGGCGGCGGCGAGCCCGAAGGCCCCCCCGCCCATGGCCACGGTGCCGCGGGGGCCGAGGTGGTCCACCAGCCAGCCCCCGGGGTAGGAACTGAGGCTCCGCACCACGTGCAGGCCGGCCCACACCAGGGGAATGGTGGCCACGGCCACGCCCAGGTCCTGCAGCCGGAGCAGCAGCAGGGTCTCGGGCAGCCGCAGCAGCACCAGCAGCGCGAGCGCCAGGACCGGGGCCCAGAAGGTCCGGCCGGTGGCGTCGGAGTCGCGGTGGCCCACCGGCGCGGCCCTGGAGGACTCCCTCGCCCC encodes:
- a CDS encoding carbon starvation protein A, with translation MIPLLWSLVALAGAAGWAMLALGRGETVSAAWLILAAVGTYLIAYRFYSRFLATRVFGLDNRRATPAERLGNGRDFVPTSRWVLFGHHFAAISGAGPLIGPVLAAQFGYLPGTLWIVFGVVLAGAVQDFTILVGSMRRDGKSLGQMAKEEIGAFTGLAAMVAILAIMIILLAVLALVVVNALRDSPWGLFTIACTIPIAVLMGFWMKAWRPGRTLEASGAGVVLLLLALVGGQQVAASPTLAPLFTWAPVTLALALVAYGFVASVLPVWMLLAPRDYLSTFMKIGTIALLAVTILVELPDLKLPALTRFIDGTGPVFAGKLFPFAFITIACGAISGFHALVASGTTPKMLRREEDARLIGYGGMLMESFVAVMAMCAAAVLDPGVYFAINVPLAKLGGNAVAAAETIRGWGFAVTPEQMDALARQVGEASLLGRTGGAPSLAVGMATLFSGAFGEHLLALWYHFAIMFEALFILTTIDAGTRVGRFMLQELAGHVWAPLGRTSWYPSIVLSSLLVVLGWGWFLVQGVLDPLGGINSLWPLFGISNQLLASVALCVGTTLIIKAGRARYAWATLLPLAWLLVVTLTASWQKVFSPERRIGFLTDAAALKAEIAAGTLDPVRGGRLIFNDQLNAVMASVFVVIVLAVVLSSLREWLRILRGGTPVTSAETPFVESAYVS
- a CDS encoding YbdD/YjiX family protein, whose product is MSRSSAARWPSGPADGWAQAPSGLWVQLREKAIACVSTFRQVAGMPDYQGYLRHLRLTHPDWPLPTEREFYTLYVTARYGDGPTRCC
- a CDS encoding DUF502 domain-containing protein, with product MKRLVGYFLNGLIFTAPAALTLYVLWAIFTTVDGWLRIPVPGLGFLATLTLITLVGFLASNFLARRLLEWMDEMLERLPGIRLLYTGIKDVTGAFVGEKKRFSQPVVVTIDPVAGSKAIGFLTQDSLDELGMADHVTVYLPFSYSFAGQLLLFPSERVTPLAAPSAKVMAFVVSGGVAEVSRE